The following nucleotide sequence is from Zea mays cultivar B73 chromosome 1, Zm-B73-REFERENCE-NAM-5.0, whole genome shotgun sequence.
GATTAACGTGTTGCATCGCTGGCCTAGAATCGTCTGGATCCAGCGTGCCACGCGCTCACGCCAGTTCATGCACATCCACACTTACAGAGTTACAGTTACAGCCAACCAACCACATCGCATATCAAAGACCAGAAAGCTCAAACCAAGACCGGCGTGCGCGGACGAAGCACAGATCCATCGGAGTGACAgcgagcgagagcgagagagacagAGAGATTGTCCGCGCGTCAGCGACTCCCGGCGAAGACGATGGGGAAGGGGTTCGCATCCTACCTGGCGATGAAGACGGGGCCGGAGGGCGGCGACGCGGCGGCGGCGCAGCAGGCTCTGATCGACGCGGACCTGCGGGAGCTCGGCGTCGCCGCGCGGAAGCTCGCCAACCACGCATTCGTCCTCGGCGGCGGGCTGGGGTTCGGCACCTCCTTCCTCAAATGGCTGGCCTTCCTCGCCGCAGTGTGAGTGTTTCCGCTCCCCCAGGCCCGTTTCTCTATGGATTCGTGTGAGAAAGGGGATCCGTGATCCCACTTTTGGGCGGGGTCTTTGATCTTATGATTCGCGAATCGTTTATTGGCAATTTGCCATATCGTAGTAGATAGAGTTCGTGTCATAAACGATCGCACTTTATGGGGAGAATCCAGACCTAATTCGGACAACATGGGGATGATACTGTGTAACTGTAGCACTTGAACTCTCTGGCTCACGTGCCCTGCATACGGACTTGGCTCCTGAGTCGTGGTGAACCTGGATTTGAAGTATGGGAGCTTTAAAATGTATCCTGATGACGTGATGGGTAGGGCGTGGATACTCATAGGTCCACAGTCAACGTGCTTTTGAAGCCTGAACATGGTCAGGAGGTTATGATCCTATTGCTTTTTCGAAATTCCTGGACGCTGTTAGGTTGCTGGTATGACCTGTACAACCCAATTATCTGCAGGTGCAATTGTCAGCGTTGATATATACTCTTTGCTATACTGAATCAAGATATTGCACGAAGGAATTGTTAGCCTGGCTAGTATAATCATACGGTGGATGGAGTTTTatggagtgtttggtttgagaaatgatatagtctatcatcttctcactcctcacttttttgtttggtttgtggaaagaAGTGAGTTAATCCATCACCACTTCATTCCTCGTAGTTAGTTGTTTAGTACTAATATGTGGAAtggagtcatcccaccaaatttgaggaatagaCCCATGATACACCACTTTATTTTAGATAGAGTGATTCATCAAACTAAACACCTCATTAATGTTTACTCGAATTCATTGGGTCCTGCATGACCGTGTTGTATATGTGACATCTTGTTAAAATGATCAGTTCAGCTTTGTAAAGTATCAGGTGTGAATGAATTTATAAGCTATTTTCACCTGACACTGGTAGGACCATTTTGTAAGGTATTTCTCACTACCAATTAATCGATGACAACTCTGTTCTATTCCACTACAGGTATCTCTTGATATTGGATCGCACAAATTGGAAGACCAACATGCTGACAGCTCTCTTGGTTCCTTACATTTTCTTCACCCTGCCTAATGTGCTGTTTTCTCTGATCAGGTGATTAGGCGCATCAACCCTATCTCACTTACCAATCCATTGTGTATTGTATGGATCAATTGTTAGTTACCATGATAGTTTTTTTGTCACAATGGGCAGAAGCATATGTGACTGATGTACAGTAAACTTGTAGGATCAAAGCATTTCAAATACAATGTTGTCATACTCTACGCTTCGTAGAATGACAGTTACAAAGCGTATCAAATTAGTTATGTTTTTTTGGATCAGTTGCTGTAGGACTTCAGTATTGGTTACATGTTGATGTGAATCGAAATCGATCTTATTTATGATTTCCTGTGAATCAATTAATGTAGGACTTGCATGTTGGTTACTTGTTGATGTGAAGTATGCTGTAGTGGTAGCTCAAAACGCTTTCAGGAGAGAATGTTCTCTCTTGACCACTTGATCTATAACAGAGAATATGAAAGTAAAATATCTTATATCATCAAGCCTTTGAATTTTCAGAGGAGAGGTGGGGAAATGGATTGCGATTATTGCTGTTATTCTGCGTCTATTCTTTCCACGACACTTCCCAGGTACATCTCCAGTACT
It contains:
- the LOC542099 gene encoding Cold-regulated 413 plasma membrane protein 2, yielding MGKGFASYLAMKTGPEGGDAAAAQQALIDADLRELGVAARKLANHAFVLGGGLGFGTSFLKWLAFLAAVYLLILDRTNWKTNMLTALLVPYIFFTLPNVLFSLIRGEVGKWIAIIAVILRLFFPRHFPDWLELPGSIILLTVVAPSLFADSFRGDLVGVFICLVIGCYLLQEHIKASGGFRNAFRKGNGVSNSIGILLLFIYPVWAGVLQVL